The DNA segment TAGAACTATTACCCTGCTCAACTAAAACACATGCTGCTAAAACAAAAGATAATAAATTTGTTAAAATAAAAGTAACTCAAGGGAAATCTATAGGGATTAGTAGTAAACCAGACTATCTTATTGTTATTAAAATATTACCAGATGGCAGTATAGAAGAAATATATAATGGATCAGGATATTTAGCATGGCATAATACAGGTAAAACGCAGAGGAATGGTCAACGCTCAATATCAATAAACAAACTAAATAAATTAATGGAAGATATGCCAATTAATTTACGCATACCTAGAGTAAAATAATATTTTAGGTGTGCGTGTTTTTTATTTTTATATAATTATTAAAAATTAATTTTTACGTAAATTTTATTTTTATATTTTTCACCGATACACCCTGTATCGTAAAAGGTGAAATTTTAATGTTTGAAAAGTGGATTAAAGTATTGATATATAAGGGTTTGCGAGGTGTCAATGATATGCAAATTTTTAATGATGAGATGAGTTAAGATAGGTAATATCGTTCAAAGTATTGATACATAAGAGTTTGCGAGTAT comes from the Clostridium botulinum genome and includes:
- a CDS encoding DUF6998 domain-containing protein; amino-acid sequence: MNIEQMPFIIQELYSIVSVLEASFKGRKFTPHGHLAGSIGEVLASYYYDLELLPCSTKTHAAKTKDNKFVKIKVTQGKSIGISSKPDYLIVIKILPDGSIEEIYNGSGYLAWHNTGKTQRNGQRSISINKLNKLMEDMPINLRIPRVK